Genomic DNA from Roseburia intestinalis L1-82:
TGCCTGGAGTGTGCTGTTATTTTGGAAGTTTCCTTATGGAGCGGATCTTAAGAAAATATATGGCAAAGCCACAGAGCAAAGAAGAGGAAGAAAAATGGTATTACCGGTAAGCGGTTTTAGGAGGAATTCAGATGGCAAACGTGACTATGCGTGATATTGCGGAAAAGCTGGGAGTCAGTATCGTCTCCGTGTCGAAAGCACTCACGGGAAAAGAAGGAGTCAGTGAGGAACTTCGTGAAAAAGTAAAAAAGGAAGCCGACAGGCTTGGATATCGTTATAACCTCGGAGCAAAGGGTCTTAAGGAGGGAAGAAACTATAATGTTGGTGTAATCATTCCTTCCTACTATACAGATGACACGAGCAATGCATTTTATATGAAAATGTACCAGTGTGTTGCAAAATGCCTGACCAATTACGATTATGCGACGATGTTGGAACTGGTGGATACGAGGATGCAGGAAATGATGATCCTGCCGCAGATTGTGGGGGATAACAGGCTGGATGGACTGATTCTGATGGGAGAGTTAGACGAGACATATTTAAAAAGATTAAAACAGATGAATATTCCGATGATCTACATGGATTTTTATGATCTCTCCATGGAGACGGATTCTGTCAGCATGGATAATATCAGCGCGGAATACAAGATGACGGAGTATTTAATTGAACTTGGACATAAAAAGATCGCCTATGTCGGTTCGATCAATGCCACTACGAGCATTATGGATCGTTATTTAGGATATAGAAGGGCATTACATCATTATAATATCCTATATCGCGAGGATTATCTGATTGAGGACAGAGGTGAGGACAGACTTTTTAAAGAACTGGCTCTGCCAGAGGATATGCCGACGGCATTTGTCTGTAACAATGATGAAATTGCCTGTATCCTGATCGAAAAATTAGAAAAAATGGGATACAGTGT
This window encodes:
- a CDS encoding substrate-binding domain-containing protein, whose translation is MANVTMRDIAEKLGVSIVSVSKALTGKEGVSEELREKVKKEADRLGYRYNLGAKGLKEGRNYNVGVIIPSYYTDDTSNAFYMKMYQCVAKCLTNYDYATMLELVDTRMQEMMILPQIVGDNRLDGLILMGELDETYLKRLKQMNIPMIYMDFYDLSMETDSVSMDNISAEYKMTEYLIELGHKKIAYVGSINATTSIMDRYLGYRRALHHYNILYREDYLIEDRGEDRLFKELALPEDMPTAFVCNNDEIACILIEKLEKMGYSVPEDISVTGFDNYPFIRRNASGLTTVDVDIAMMASEGVELLLERLNDKRETFVRRVVSGHIVIRKSTGKAATEP